From Cellulomonas fimi ATCC 484, a single genomic window includes:
- a CDS encoding TIGR04053 family radical SAM/SPASM domain-containing protein has product MDEVRGAGPVAGTGARGRPVRVLHHDVSDRPFLVIWEVTRACALACRHCRADAIPRRDPRELDTDDGKRLMDDLASFGAPRPLLVLTGGDPFERPDLTELVAYGTSIGLSVALAPSVTPRLTRDVLLELRDAGAKAVSVSLDGAQAETHDAFRGVPGVYDATLTAMEAVRSAGIRLQVNTTVTAGTVHELPWVLRRVLDAGAALWSVFFLVPTGRGQTLGALSAQDEEDVLHWLHEVSDLVAVKATEAAHYRRIAVQRASVADPAAAFPAGALRERLRRDTAVALAGGDFPRRPPRPPMDVGSGRGFAFVDHVGDVYPSGFLPMVAGSVRQAPFSHVYRTSPVLTSLRDPGALGGRCGRCEFLGVCGGSRSQAYARTGDLLAEDPSCAWEPGRGVLVG; this is encoded by the coding sequence GTGGACGAGGTGCGGGGAGCAGGACCGGTCGCGGGCACGGGGGCGCGCGGGCGCCCGGTGCGGGTGCTGCACCACGACGTGTCCGACCGGCCGTTCCTCGTCATCTGGGAGGTCACGCGGGCGTGCGCGCTGGCGTGCCGGCACTGCCGGGCCGACGCGATCCCGCGCCGTGACCCGCGCGAGCTCGACACCGACGACGGCAAGCGGCTCATGGACGACCTGGCGTCGTTCGGGGCACCGCGGCCGCTGCTCGTGCTCACCGGCGGCGACCCGTTCGAGCGGCCCGACCTCACCGAGCTCGTCGCGTACGGCACGTCGATCGGGCTCAGCGTCGCGCTCGCCCCCTCGGTCACGCCGCGGCTGACACGGGACGTGCTGCTCGAGCTGCGGGACGCGGGCGCGAAGGCGGTGTCGGTGTCGCTCGACGGCGCGCAGGCCGAGACGCACGACGCCTTCCGCGGGGTGCCGGGCGTCTACGACGCGACGCTCACCGCGATGGAGGCCGTGCGGTCCGCGGGGATCCGGCTCCAGGTGAACACGACCGTCACGGCGGGGACGGTGCACGAGCTGCCGTGGGTCCTGCGGCGCGTGCTCGACGCCGGCGCCGCGCTGTGGAGCGTGTTCTTCCTCGTCCCGACGGGCCGTGGGCAGACGCTCGGCGCCCTGTCGGCGCAGGACGAGGAGGACGTCCTGCACTGGCTGCACGAGGTCTCCGACCTGGTCGCGGTCAAGGCCACGGAGGCGGCTCACTACCGGCGGATCGCGGTGCAGCGCGCGTCGGTCGCCGACCCGGCCGCGGCGTTCCCCGCCGGCGCGCTGCGTGAGCGGCTGCGCCGGGACACCGCGGTCGCGCTCGCGGGCGGCGACTTCCCGCGGCGGCCCCCGCGGCCCCCGATGGACGTCGGCTCGGGCCGCGGGTTCGCGTTCGTGGACCACGTGGGCGACGTCTACCCGAGCGGGTTCCTCCCGATGGTCGCGGGGTCGGTCCGGCAGGCGCCCTTCTCGCACGTCTACCGCACCTCGCCCGTCCTGACGTCGCTGCGCGACCCCGGCGCGCTCGGCGGCCGCTGCGGGCGCTGCGAGTTCCTGGGCGTGTGCGGCGGGTCGCGCTCGCAGGCGTACGCGCGCACGGGTGACCTCCTCGCGGAGGACCCGAGCTGCGCGTGGGAGCCCGGCCGGGGCGTCCTCGTCGGCTGA
- a CDS encoding methyl-accepting chemotaxis protein has product MNARVVTAVVVAVLVGVTVGALGVSALASTNAATTRMYEKNFAGLEHAAVMRRAMIQMRLSVANHAITADEAGKRAVEDTIAASEDEVRAAVEDYRQIPMTPEQEEMLAAFTAGLDEYVGIRDDELLPLSRRNAVAEFTAARDELAQPSIDAMTEAATGLVESEKEGARDAAATAARDYRASRLQVVALLVLGSLVALGLGLAVSRGIVRGLDHVRRVTDALEAGDLTVTAGLTSRDEVGRMGASLDAAVGVLRGMVGTIEESSTSLASAAEQMSATTSQIASTAQESSAQAGAVSAAAEQVSRNVQTVAAGSEQMGASIKEISLNATRAADVAQQAVASVATTGDAMGRLGESSKEIGNVVKLITSIAAQTNLLALNATIEAARAGEAGKGFAVVAGEVKELATETAKATEDIARRVEAIQEDADGAVAAIHEIDEVIRAISGYQLTIASAVEEQTSTTSEMSRNVVEAATGSGEIAATIAGVADAAELTTQGVTQSQDAVAQLARMSTSLQALVGRFTV; this is encoded by the coding sequence GTGAACGCGCGGGTCGTGACGGCGGTCGTCGTCGCGGTCCTCGTCGGCGTGACCGTCGGGGCGCTCGGGGTCTCCGCGCTCGCGTCGACGAACGCCGCGACCACCCGGATGTACGAGAAGAACTTCGCCGGCCTCGAGCACGCCGCCGTGATGCGGCGCGCGATGATCCAGATGCGCCTGTCCGTCGCGAACCACGCGATCACGGCCGACGAGGCGGGCAAGCGGGCCGTCGAGGACACGATCGCCGCCAGCGAGGACGAGGTGCGGGCCGCGGTCGAGGACTACCGCCAGATCCCCATGACGCCCGAGCAGGAGGAGATGCTGGCCGCGTTCACCGCGGGGCTCGACGAGTACGTCGGGATCCGGGACGACGAGCTGCTGCCGCTCAGCCGCCGCAACGCCGTCGCGGAGTTCACGGCCGCGCGCGACGAGCTGGCACAGCCGTCGATCGACGCGATGACCGAGGCCGCCACCGGCCTCGTGGAGTCCGAGAAGGAGGGCGCGCGCGATGCGGCGGCGACCGCGGCGCGTGACTACCGCGCGAGCCGGCTGCAGGTCGTCGCGCTCCTGGTGCTCGGGTCGCTCGTCGCGCTCGGGCTCGGGCTCGCGGTGTCGCGCGGGATCGTGCGCGGGCTGGACCACGTGCGGCGGGTCACGGACGCGCTCGAGGCGGGCGACCTCACCGTGACCGCGGGGCTGACGTCGCGCGACGAGGTCGGTCGGATGGGTGCCTCCCTCGACGCGGCCGTGGGCGTGCTGCGCGGCATGGTCGGCACCATCGAGGAGTCGTCGACGTCGCTGGCGTCGGCCGCCGAGCAGATGTCGGCGACCACGTCGCAGATCGCGTCCACGGCGCAGGAGTCGTCGGCGCAGGCCGGTGCCGTCTCGGCCGCCGCCGAGCAGGTCTCCCGCAACGTCCAGACGGTCGCGGCGGGCTCGGAGCAGATGGGCGCCTCCATCAAGGAGATCTCGCTCAACGCGACGCGCGCCGCCGACGTCGCCCAGCAGGCCGTGGCGAGCGTCGCGACCACCGGCGACGCCATGGGGCGCCTCGGTGAGTCGAGCAAGGAGATCGGCAACGTCGTCAAGCTCATCACGTCGATCGCCGCCCAGACGAACCTGCTGGCCCTCAACGCGACCATCGAGGCGGCGCGCGCCGGCGAGGCGGGCAAGGGCTTCGCGGTCGTCGCCGGCGAGGTCAAGGAGCTGGCGACCGAGACCGCCAAGGCGACCGAGGACATCGCGCGTCGCGTCGAGGCGATCCAGGAGGACGCCGACGGCGCCGTCGCGGCGATCCACGAGATCGACGAGGTCATCCGGGCGATCAGCGGCTACCAGCTGACCATCGCGTCCGCGGTGGAGGAGCAGACGTCCACGACGTCGGAGATGAGCCGCAACGTCGTCGAGGCCGCGACCGGGTCCGGCGAGATCGCGGCCACCATCGCCGGCGTGGCGGACGCGGCCGAGCTCACCACGCAGGGGGTCACGCAGTCGCAGGACGCCGTCGCGCAGCTCGCGCGCATGTCGACCTCGCTGCAGGCGCTCGTCGGACGGTTCACCGTCTGA
- a CDS encoding methyl-accepting chemotaxis protein has translation MPASTHPRARVVADRSIRTKILGLVGVLTAVLVLVGGYGIVVLSSLADEAVEDSRAVEEVTTGLATLTNALWTVRITVTSVPAYPAAADKQKQYDAVQAAYGAFDTEADAFADVFRTTYGDLPPEWDEFLAVYGEYRAGVDAKVLPPAMADDRETWAQERGAMADVGAALVESLAALGTHVDEAVVERQQQAEAEAARARLTMTAVAGAGIVVAVALGLVLAASVRRAVQDVRRSVDALAGGDLTVATTVSSGDEIGEMASALTRAQDALRSTLAGVNEASSTVAAASEQMSAAGAQVAAGAEETSAQAGVVAAAADQVSRNVQVIAAGAEEMGASIRAIAENANDAAKVAEQATTVAARTNDTVAKLGTSSREIGDVVKVITSIAAQTNLLALNATIEAARAGEAGKGFAVVAGEVKDLAQETANATDDIARRVEAIQADTEDAVAAIGQIADIVAQINDYQLTIASAVEEQTATTNEMSRGVVEVASGATEIAANITGVATAAQSTTEVLSQMESSIRELSGMAQDLQTRVAAFTY, from the coding sequence ATGCCCGCCAGCACCCACCCGCGCGCCCGTGTCGTCGCGGACCGTTCGATCCGCACCAAGATCCTCGGCCTCGTGGGCGTCCTCACCGCCGTGCTCGTCCTCGTGGGCGGGTACGGGATCGTCGTGCTGTCGTCGCTGGCCGACGAGGCCGTCGAGGACTCGCGGGCGGTCGAGGAGGTCACGACCGGGCTGGCGACGCTGACGAACGCGCTGTGGACCGTCCGCATCACCGTGACGAGCGTCCCCGCGTACCCCGCGGCGGCCGACAAGCAGAAGCAGTACGACGCGGTGCAGGCGGCCTACGGCGCGTTCGACACCGAGGCCGACGCGTTCGCGGACGTGTTCCGCACCACGTACGGCGACCTGCCGCCCGAGTGGGACGAGTTCCTCGCCGTCTACGGCGAGTACCGCGCCGGTGTCGACGCCAAGGTCCTGCCGCCCGCCATGGCGGACGACCGTGAGACGTGGGCCCAGGAGCGAGGGGCGATGGCGGACGTCGGGGCCGCGCTCGTCGAGTCGCTCGCCGCGCTGGGCACGCACGTCGACGAGGCCGTCGTCGAGCGGCAGCAGCAGGCCGAGGCGGAGGCGGCTCGCGCACGCCTGACGATGACCGCCGTCGCGGGCGCCGGCATCGTCGTGGCCGTCGCGCTCGGCCTGGTGCTCGCGGCGAGCGTGCGGCGTGCGGTGCAGGACGTGCGGCGCAGCGTCGACGCGCTCGCGGGCGGCGACCTGACGGTCGCCACCACCGTGAGCTCCGGCGACGAGATCGGCGAGATGGCGTCGGCCCTCACGCGGGCGCAGGACGCGCTGCGCAGCACCCTGGCCGGCGTCAACGAGGCGTCGAGCACGGTCGCGGCGGCCTCCGAGCAGATGTCGGCCGCAGGCGCCCAGGTGGCCGCCGGGGCGGAGGAGACGTCGGCGCAGGCGGGTGTCGTCGCGGCGGCGGCCGACCAGGTCAGCCGGAACGTCCAGGTCATCGCCGCGGGTGCCGAGGAGATGGGCGCGTCCATCCGCGCGATCGCGGAGAACGCCAACGACGCCGCGAAGGTCGCGGAGCAGGCCACGACGGTCGCCGCACGCACGAACGACACCGTCGCGAAGCTCGGCACGAGCTCGCGCGAGATCGGTGACGTCGTCAAGGTCATCACGTCGATCGCGGCCCAGACCAACCTCCTCGCGCTCAACGCGACGATCGAGGCGGCGCGTGCCGGGGAGGCAGGCAAGGGGTTCGCCGTCGTGGCCGGCGAGGTGAAGGACCTCGCGCAGGAGACGGCGAACGCGACGGACGACATCGCCCGGCGCGTCGAGGCGATCCAGGCGGACACCGAGGACGCCGTCGCGGCGATCGGGCAGATCGCGGACATCGTCGCGCAGATCAACGACTACCAGCTGACGATCGCGTCCGCGGTCGAGGAGCAGACGGCGACGACGAACGAGATGTCCCGCGGCGTGGTCGAGGTGGCCTCGGGCGCCACGGAGATCGCGGCGAACATCACGGGCGTGGCGACCGCCGCGCAGTCCACGACCGAGGTGCTCAGCCAGATGGAGTCCTCGATCCGCGAGCTGTCGGGGATGGCGCAGGACCTGCAGACGCGCGTCGCGGCGTTCACGTACTGA
- the gtfA gene encoding sucrose phosphorylase: protein MATRNAVQLITYADRLGGDLPGLARLLRSEPFAGAFGGVHVLPFFTPYDGADAGFDPVDHTAVDPRLGTWEDVRDLARTHDVVVDLIVNHVSAQSAAFLDVRARGDASPFAPMFLTLSSVFPDGAREENLARIYRPRPGLPFTALRLGDRLRYVWTTFTPQQVDVDVRSEAGRAYLTSILDAVAAAGVGLVRLDAVGYAVKTPGTTCFMTRETFAFIEDFTAQARARGVDVLVEVHSYYRRQVEIGRAVDLVYDFALPPLVLHALYAGDGTALAGWLRDRPRNAVTVLDTHDGIGVIDVGPDQTVEPGDEPRPGLLTPEQVDALVAGIHARTGGASAQATGAAASNLDLYQVNSTFYDALGRDDHRYLAARAVQLFTPGIPQVYYVGALAGGNDVDLLARTGVGRDVNRHHYTAQEIAADLARPVVRALLGLCRFRNTHPAFDGDVEVTLDGPVLTLVRRGVAHPGASATLVVDLSTGAARVDWDGPHGRGRTEDLLHAPLDAVGTGAAGAGS from the coding sequence GTGGCGACGCGCAACGCCGTGCAGCTCATCACCTACGCCGACCGGCTCGGCGGCGACCTCCCCGGCCTCGCGCGGCTGCTGCGCTCCGAGCCGTTCGCAGGCGCGTTCGGCGGGGTGCACGTCCTGCCGTTCTTCACGCCCTACGACGGCGCCGACGCCGGCTTCGACCCCGTCGACCACACCGCCGTCGACCCGCGGCTCGGCACGTGGGAGGACGTCCGGGACCTCGCGCGCACGCACGACGTCGTGGTCGACCTCATCGTCAACCACGTGTCGGCGCAGTCCGCCGCGTTCCTCGACGTGCGGGCGCGCGGCGACGCGTCGCCCTTCGCGCCGATGTTCCTCACGCTGTCGTCGGTGTTCCCCGACGGCGCCCGCGAGGAGAACCTCGCCCGGATCTACCGCCCGCGTCCTGGCCTGCCGTTCACGGCGCTGCGGCTCGGCGACCGGCTGCGGTACGTGTGGACGACGTTCACGCCGCAGCAGGTGGACGTCGACGTCCGTTCCGAGGCAGGCCGCGCCTACCTGACGTCGATCCTCGACGCCGTCGCCGCCGCGGGCGTCGGGCTCGTGCGCCTCGACGCCGTCGGGTACGCCGTCAAGACGCCCGGCACGACGTGCTTCATGACGCGCGAGACGTTCGCCTTCATCGAGGACTTCACCGCGCAGGCGCGCGCCCGCGGCGTCGACGTGCTCGTCGAGGTGCACTCCTACTACCGGCGCCAGGTCGAGATCGGGCGCGCCGTCGACCTCGTCTACGACTTCGCCCTCCCCCCGCTCGTGCTGCACGCGCTGTACGCGGGCGACGGAACCGCGCTGGCCGGCTGGCTGCGCGACCGCCCCCGCAACGCGGTCACGGTGCTGGACACGCACGACGGCATCGGCGTCATCGACGTCGGCCCGGACCAGACGGTCGAGCCGGGCGACGAGCCGCGTCCCGGGCTGCTGACGCCCGAGCAGGTCGACGCGCTCGTCGCGGGAATCCACGCCCGCACGGGCGGGGCCTCCGCGCAGGCGACCGGTGCGGCCGCGTCCAACCTCGACCTCTACCAGGTCAACTCGACGTTCTACGACGCGCTCGGCCGCGACGACCACCGCTATCTCGCCGCGCGCGCCGTGCAGCTCTTCACGCCGGGGATCCCGCAGGTCTACTACGTCGGCGCGCTCGCCGGCGGCAACGACGTCGACCTGCTCGCGCGGACGGGCGTCGGCCGGGACGTCAACCGGCACCACTACACCGCGCAGGAGATCGCCGCCGACCTCGCCCGGCCCGTCGTGCGCGCGCTGCTCGGGCTGTGCCGGTTCCGGAACACCCACCCGGCGTTCGACGGTGACGTCGAGGTGACGCTCGACGGGCCCGTCCTCACGCTCGTGCGCCGCGGCGTCGCGCACCCGGGAGCGTCGGCGACGCTCGTCGTCGACCTCTCCACGGGTGCCGCACGCGTGGACTGGGACGGGCCGCACGGGCGCGGCCGGACGGAGGACCTGCTCCACGCCCCGCTCGACGCCGTGGGCACCGGGGCGGCGGGCGCCGGTTCCTAG
- a CDS encoding DNA polymerase domain-containing protein, whose protein sequence is MGEQDETALDALAELGRGGTWEVHGRRLKVTNLDKVLFPGRPGEAPVTKRELLAYAARIAPVVLPYLRGRALNLHRYPEGADRPGFWHKQVPSHAPDWLPRWDNPEADDGETTTYLVVDEPAALVWAANFGALEWHAWTSRTSDPHRPTYALVDIDPGGSTTWDEVLVLARLHRDAFAHLGVRAAPKLTGRRGVQVWVPVAAGPDFAETRAWVERLSRTVGAVVPELVSWRWEVRERGGQARLDYTQNAINKTLVAPYSPRAAAGAPVSAPITWDELDAPWLRPDAFTVRTVLDRLAERGDPFRVVLDEDQVLPRLG, encoded by the coding sequence GTGGGCGAGCAGGACGAGACGGCGCTCGACGCGCTGGCGGAGCTCGGTCGGGGCGGGACGTGGGAGGTGCACGGCCGCCGGCTCAAGGTCACGAACCTCGACAAGGTGCTGTTCCCGGGCCGGCCGGGGGAGGCGCCCGTCACCAAGCGTGAGCTGCTGGCGTACGCGGCGCGCATCGCGCCCGTCGTCCTGCCGTACCTGCGCGGGCGGGCGCTCAACCTGCACCGGTACCCCGAGGGCGCCGACCGGCCCGGCTTCTGGCACAAGCAGGTGCCGTCCCATGCGCCGGACTGGCTGCCGCGCTGGGACAACCCGGAGGCCGACGACGGGGAGACGACGACGTACCTGGTCGTCGACGAGCCGGCGGCGCTCGTGTGGGCGGCCAACTTCGGCGCTCTCGAGTGGCACGCGTGGACGTCGCGCACGTCCGACCCGCACCGCCCGACGTACGCGCTGGTCGACATCGACCCGGGCGGCTCGACCACGTGGGACGAGGTGCTCGTGCTCGCCCGGCTCCACCGCGACGCGTTCGCGCACCTCGGCGTCCGCGCGGCGCCCAAGCTCACCGGGCGTCGAGGCGTCCAGGTGTGGGTGCCGGTGGCGGCGGGCCCCGACTTCGCGGAGACGCGAGCGTGGGTCGAGCGTCTGTCGCGCACGGTCGGCGCCGTGGTCCCGGAGCTCGTGAGCTGGCGCTGGGAGGTGCGGGAGCGTGGCGGCCAGGCGCGGCTGGACTACACGCAGAACGCGATCAACAAGACCCTCGTCGCGCCCTACAGCCCGCGGGCCGCCGCCGGGGCGCCGGTGTCGGCCCCGATCACGTGGGACGAGCTCGACGCGCCGTGGCTGCGCCCGGACGCGTTCACGGTCCGCACCGTGCTGGACCGGCTCGCGGAGCGCGGCGACCCGTTCCGTGTGGTCCTCGACGAGGACCAGGTGCTCCCGCGCCTCGGCTGA
- a CDS encoding UPF0182 family protein, whose amino-acid sequence MTFASPPRPRPAGRRRRGALAPTLVVLGVLVVLVLVMAQVWTEVLWFDQLGYLQVLGTEWGTRAVLFVLGFLVMAGAVAGSLSFGYRSRPVYAPSTPEQANLDQYREAIEPLRRLVMVVGPAVLGLFAGAAASQQWATVQLWMHGQEVGEKDPQYGIDLGFYLFTLPGLRFVVSFLMAVTILAAIAGIATQYLYGGLRVGGGRGSGPRTTRAARVHLSVIGAVLMLLIAASYWLDRYSILTKAGEKFHGAAFTDVHAVIPSKAILAGIAIFVAVTFLVTAVRGNWRLPAIGVGLMVIAAIAVGGIYPAVVQRFQVQPNQQDREAPYIQRNIDATLAAYGLEDVQTSEYNAKVTTEAGALRADADTTASVRLLDPQVVSPSFKQLQQIRGFYHFPDSLSVDRYEVEGESRDTVIAVRELDLDGLDDQQRNWTNDTTVYTHGFGVVAAYGNTTAGRGAPDFWEGGIPSRGSMGEYEPRIYFSPQAPTYSIVGAPSGDGWEFDYPSDDAAGQELTRFPTQDVSAGPSIGNPWNKLLYALKFGDEQLVFSNRVTDVSQILYDRNPRDRVAKVAPYLTLDGRVYPAVVDGRVKWIVDGYTTSDQYPYSAGRSLESATRDALTETTETIQALQPKTVNYIRNSVKATVDAYDGSVDLYAWDPEDPVLAAWSEVFPTSLQPLSEISGPLMSHLRYPEDLFKVQRALLTRYHVEDANQFFSGNDFWANPVDPTHPNVNVAQPPYYLTLRMPDQEQARFSLMSTFIPGGSGAREVLTGYLAVDAEAGSEAGKPSEDYGKLRLLELPRDSTVPGPGQVNNNFNADPTVSNELNILARGDSQVVRGNLLTLPVGGGLLYVQPVYVQAASGTAFPLLQRVLVAFGDSIGFSDTLDGALDQVFGGDSGADAGDAGTSPGEGETPAPGEPTPAPTDGATESPTDGVPPDQATARASLDRALQQARQALQESQAALQTGDFAAYGEAQDRLTQAVEDAVKAEADLEAAGG is encoded by the coding sequence GTGACCTTCGCCAGCCCGCCCCGCCCACGACCAGCCGGCCGCCGCCGGCGCGGAGCGCTCGCCCCGACGCTCGTCGTCCTCGGCGTGCTCGTCGTCCTCGTCCTGGTCATGGCGCAGGTGTGGACCGAGGTCCTGTGGTTCGACCAGCTCGGCTACCTGCAGGTGCTCGGCACCGAGTGGGGCACGCGCGCCGTCCTGTTCGTGCTCGGGTTCCTCGTGATGGCGGGCGCCGTCGCAGGCAGCCTGTCCTTCGGGTACCGGTCGCGGCCCGTCTACGCGCCCTCGACGCCCGAGCAGGCGAACCTCGACCAGTACCGCGAGGCGATCGAGCCGCTGCGCCGGCTCGTCATGGTCGTCGGGCCCGCGGTGCTCGGCCTGTTCGCCGGTGCCGCCGCGTCGCAGCAGTGGGCGACCGTGCAGCTGTGGATGCACGGGCAGGAGGTCGGCGAGAAGGACCCGCAGTACGGGATCGACCTCGGGTTCTACCTGTTCACGCTGCCGGGCCTGCGGTTCGTCGTCTCGTTCCTCATGGCGGTGACGATCCTCGCGGCGATCGCCGGCATCGCGACGCAGTACCTGTACGGCGGCCTGCGGGTCGGCGGCGGCCGGGGGAGCGGGCCGCGCACCACCCGCGCGGCGCGCGTGCACCTGTCGGTCATCGGCGCCGTGCTCATGCTGCTCATCGCGGCGAGCTACTGGCTGGACCGCTACTCGATCCTCACGAAGGCCGGCGAGAAGTTCCACGGCGCGGCGTTCACCGACGTGCACGCCGTCATCCCGTCGAAGGCGATCCTCGCGGGCATCGCGATCTTCGTCGCCGTGACGTTCCTCGTCACGGCCGTGCGCGGCAACTGGCGGCTGCCCGCCATCGGCGTCGGCCTCATGGTCATCGCGGCGATCGCGGTCGGCGGCATCTACCCGGCCGTCGTCCAGCGCTTCCAGGTCCAGCCGAACCAGCAGGACCGCGAGGCGCCCTACATCCAGCGCAACATCGACGCGACGCTCGCCGCCTACGGGCTCGAGGACGTGCAGACGTCGGAGTACAACGCCAAGGTCACCACCGAGGCGGGCGCGCTGCGGGCCGACGCGGACACGACCGCGTCGGTGCGTCTGCTCGACCCGCAGGTCGTCAGCCCGTCGTTCAAGCAGCTGCAGCAGATCCGCGGCTTCTACCACTTCCCCGACTCGCTGTCGGTTGACCGGTACGAGGTCGAGGGGGAGAGCCGCGACACGGTCATCGCGGTCCGCGAGCTCGACCTCGACGGGCTCGACGACCAGCAGCGCAACTGGACCAACGACACCACCGTGTACACGCACGGCTTCGGCGTCGTCGCCGCCTACGGCAACACGACCGCCGGCCGGGGCGCCCCCGACTTCTGGGAGGGCGGCATCCCGTCGCGCGGCTCGATGGGCGAGTACGAGCCGCGGATCTACTTCAGCCCGCAGGCGCCGACGTACTCGATCGTCGGTGCGCCCAGCGGCGACGGGTGGGAGTTCGACTACCCGTCCGACGACGCCGCGGGCCAGGAGCTCACGCGCTTCCCGACCCAGGACGTGTCCGCCGGTCCGAGCATCGGCAACCCGTGGAACAAGCTGCTGTACGCGCTGAAGTTCGGCGACGAGCAGCTCGTGTTCTCCAACCGCGTCACCGACGTCTCGCAGATCCTCTACGACCGCAACCCGCGCGACCGCGTCGCCAAGGTGGCCCCGTACCTGACGCTCGACGGGCGCGTGTACCCGGCGGTCGTCGACGGGCGCGTCAAGTGGATCGTCGACGGTTACACGACGTCCGACCAGTACCCGTACTCGGCCGGCCGGTCGCTCGAGAGCGCCACGCGGGACGCGCTGACCGAGACGACCGAGACCATCCAGGCCCTGCAGCCCAAGACCGTGAACTACATCCGCAACTCGGTGAAGGCCACGGTCGACGCGTACGACGGCTCGGTCGACCTGTACGCGTGGGACCCCGAGGACCCGGTGCTCGCCGCCTGGTCCGAGGTGTTCCCGACCTCGCTGCAGCCGCTGTCCGAGATCAGCGGCCCGCTCATGAGCCACCTGCGCTACCCCGAGGACCTGTTCAAGGTGCAGCGTGCCCTGCTCACGCGCTACCACGTCGAGGACGCGAACCAGTTCTTCTCCGGCAACGACTTCTGGGCCAACCCGGTCGACCCGACGCACCCGAACGTCAACGTCGCGCAGCCGCCGTACTACCTGACGCTGCGGATGCCCGACCAGGAGCAGGCACGGTTCTCGCTCATGTCGACGTTCATCCCGGGCGGCTCGGGGGCGCGTGAGGTCCTCACGGGCTACCTCGCGGTCGACGCCGAGGCGGGCAGCGAGGCCGGCAAGCCGTCCGAGGACTACGGCAAGCTGCGCCTGCTGGAGCTGCCACGCGACTCGACCGTGCCCGGCCCCGGCCAGGTGAACAACAACTTCAACGCCGACCCGACGGTGTCGAACGAGCTCAACATCCTGGCGCGCGGCGACTCCCAGGTGGTCCGCGGCAACCTGCTGACGCTGCCCGTCGGCGGCGGTCTGCTCTACGTGCAGCCCGTGTACGTGCAGGCCGCCTCCGGCACCGCGTTCCCGCTGCTGCAGCGCGTGCTCGTCGCGTTCGGCGACTCCATCGGGTTCTCCGACACCCTCGACGGCGCGCTGGACCAGGTGTTCGGCGGCGACTCCGGGGCGGACGCCGGTGACGCCGGCACGTCGCCCGGCGAGGGGGAGACCCCCGCCCCCGGCGAGCCGACCCCGGCACCCACCGACGGGGCCACCGAGTCCCCGACCGACGGCGTGCCGCCGGACCAGGCGACCGCGCGTGCGTCCCTCGACCGGGCGCTCCAGCAGGCCCGGCAGGCGCTGCAGGAGAGCCAGGCCGCGCTGCAGACCGGTGACTTCGCCGCCTACGGCGAGGCCCAGGACCGGCTCACGCAGGCCGTCGAGGACGCCGTCAAGGCCGAGGCCGACCTGGAGGCCGCGGGCGGCTGA
- a CDS encoding CsbD family protein — protein MGLDDKIEHAAEEAKGKVKEGVGRATDDERLEAEGRGDQASANVKQAGDKAADAVDDVKDAFKK, from the coding sequence ATGGGTCTCGACGACAAGATCGAGCACGCCGCCGAAGAGGCGAAGGGCAAGGTCAAGGAGGGCGTCGGACGCGCGACGGACGACGAGCGCCTCGAGGCCGAGGGCCGCGGCGACCAGGCGTCGGCCAACGTCAAGCAGGCCGGCGACAAGGCCGCCGACGCCGTCGACGACGTCAAGGACGCCTTCAAGAAGTAG